One Candidatus Devosia phytovorans genomic window carries:
- a CDS encoding SMP-30/gluconolactonase/LRE family protein: protein MSQTARLLLDSQCQLGEGPVWHDGRQQLFFLDINEQTLFAVTADGEIADSWLFNENVAAVAIHDDDTLVLVTDTGLKHFDIATGGMNRINEIEADRANTRGNDSRVHPSGAFWIGTMDRADEDQHSGSLYHFRNDVLTTLKSPVQIPNATCFSPDGKIAYWTDTPTQKIMQVATDPATGLPIGEWTLFADVSDGPGYPDGAVVDSEGYLWNARWGGSCVVRHAPDGSVDRVIQVPVSQVTCPAFGGKDLKTLFITTAAKNLSEDQLAAEKHAGSLFAVDLDVAGQPEARIAL, encoded by the coding sequence ATGAGCCAGACCGCCCGCCTCCTTCTTGATTCGCAGTGCCAGCTCGGCGAAGGCCCGGTCTGGCATGACGGCCGCCAGCAGCTCTTCTTCCTCGACATCAACGAGCAGACGCTCTTCGCCGTAACCGCCGACGGCGAGATCGCCGACAGCTGGCTGTTCAACGAAAACGTCGCGGCCGTCGCCATCCATGACGATGACACGCTGGTGCTGGTCACCGACACCGGGCTCAAGCATTTCGATATCGCCACCGGCGGCATGAACCGCATCAACGAGATCGAGGCCGACAGGGCCAATACCCGCGGCAATGACAGTCGCGTGCATCCATCCGGCGCCTTCTGGATCGGCACCATGGATCGCGCCGATGAGGACCAACACTCGGGCTCGCTCTATCATTTCCGCAATGACGTGCTGACCACGCTGAAGTCGCCCGTCCAGATCCCCAATGCCACCTGCTTCTCGCCCGATGGCAAGATCGCCTATTGGACCGATACGCCGACCCAAAAGATCATGCAGGTCGCGACCGATCCGGCGACCGGCCTGCCCATCGGCGAATGGACGCTATTTGCCGACGTTTCGGATGGCCCCGGCTATCCCGATGGCGCCGTGGTCGATAGCGAGGGCTATCTCTGGAACGCCCGCTGGGGCGGCTCCTGCGTCGTGCGCCATGCACCCGATGGCTCGGTGGACCGCGTGATCCAGGTGCCGGTGAGCCAGGTCACCTGCCCCGCCTTTGGCGGCAAGGATCTGAAAACCCTTTTCATCACCACCGCCGCCAAGAACCTCAGCGAAGATCAGCTTGCTGCCGAAAAGCATGCCGGCAGTCTCTTCGCCGTGGACCTCGACGTGGCCGGCCAGCCCGAAGCCCGTATCGCTCTCTGA
- the gltA gene encoding citrate synthase: protein MTEKVAKLVIGDQTHELPVLSGSVGPDVIDIRSLYAKTGMFTYDPGFTSTAACESAITYIDGDKGELLYRGYPIEQLSEKSTYIEVCYLLLYGELPNKTQLAEFEELVTRHTMVHEQMHYFYRGFRRDAHPMAIMTGVVGAMAAFYHDSTDITDSQQREIASIRMIAKMPTIAAMAYKYSVGQPFVYPRNDLDYASNFLHMCFSVPAENYKVNPTIAKAMDLIFTLHADHEQNASTSTVRLAGSSDANPFACIAAGVACLWGPAHGGANEAALNMLKEIGTVDRIPEYIARAKDKSDSFKLMGFGHRVYKNFDPRATVMQQTAKEVLDLLGVHNNPTLQVAQELEKIALEDPYFVERKLYPNVDFYSGIILEAIGFPTSMFTVLFSVARTVGWISQWKEMIADPQKKIGRPRQLYDGSPARDYEPISVR from the coding sequence ATGACCGAAAAAGTCGCCAAACTCGTCATCGGGGACCAGACGCACGAACTTCCCGTGCTGTCGGGTTCCGTTGGTCCGGATGTGATCGACATCCGATCGCTCTATGCCAAGACCGGCATGTTCACCTATGACCCTGGCTTCACTTCGACGGCTGCTTGCGAGAGCGCGATCACCTATATCGATGGCGACAAGGGCGAGCTGCTGTATCGCGGCTATCCGATCGAACAGCTCTCCGAAAAGAGCACCTATATCGAAGTCTGCTACCTGCTGCTCTACGGCGAGCTGCCGAACAAGACCCAGCTGGCCGAGTTCGAGGAACTGGTGACGCGCCACACCATGGTGCATGAGCAGATGCATTATTTCTATCGTGGCTTCCGCCGCGATGCGCATCCGATGGCCATCATGACCGGCGTCGTCGGCGCCATGGCTGCCTTCTACCATGACTCGACTGACATCACCGATTCCCAGCAGCGCGAGATCGCCTCGATCCGCATGATCGCCAAGATGCCGACGATCGCCGCCATGGCCTACAAATATTCGGTCGGCCAGCCCTTCGTCTATCCGCGCAATGATCTCGATTACGCGTCGAACTTCCTGCACATGTGCTTCTCGGTTCCGGCCGAAAACTACAAGGTGAACCCGACCATCGCCAAGGCGATGGACCTGATCTTCACCCTGCATGCCGATCACGAGCAGAACGCGTCGACCTCGACCGTGCGCCTGGCCGGTTCCTCCGACGCCAATCCCTTTGCCTGTATCGCAGCCGGCGTTGCCTGCCTCTGGGGCCCGGCCCATGGCGGCGCCAATGAAGCAGCGCTCAACATGCTCAAGGAAATCGGCACCGTCGACCGCATTCCCGAGTATATCGCCCGCGCCAAGGACAAGTCCGACAGCTTCAAGCTGATGGGCTTTGGTCACCGCGTCTACAAGAACTTCGACCCGCGCGCGACCGTGATGCAGCAGACGGCCAAGGAAGTGCTCGACCTGCTCGGCGTGCACAACAATCCGACGCTGCAGGTTGCGCAGGAACTCGAAAAGATTGCCCTGGAAGACCCCTACTTCGTCGAGCGCAAGCTCTATCCGAACGTCGACTTCTACTCGGGCATCATCCTCGAGGCGATCGGGTTCCCGACCTCGATGTTCACCGTGCTGTTCTCGGTCGCCCGCACCGTTGGCTGGATCAGTCAGTGGAAGGAAATGATCGCCGATCCGCAGAAGAAGATCGGTCGCCCGCGCCAGCTTTATGATGGATCGCCGGCCCGCGACTACGAGCCGATCAGCGTCCGCTGA
- a CDS encoding lipid-A-disaccharide synthase: MSEPDRLRLFILAGEPSGDRIAADLIRRLKARVHLGFIGVGGQEMQAEGLKSLFPMSDLAVMGITDVLMRLPLLLWRVEQTARTIRKANPDIVVLVDSQDFSKLVAKRAKKLGHKGKLILYVAPTVWARAPQRAARLKPLFEEVLAVLPFEPAVMTELGGPQTHYVGHPALGERIVRDSSDRGPLVLLPGSRDGELRRHLPLFRQVVEQIGTHPAVDGVVIPTLSALKPRIERETADWPVPVTVVADRAARGELYRYALMALAVSGTATLELALAQVPMVVSYVLDGPQAKAYDKLGRPPVSLPNIILDRPLVQELVQSAPDAAALTAAVRELLDSKKARQDQIVAFGELGDLMEQGAEGHPRQDPADRVLSHWDQRTLIGS, from the coding sequence CGCGAGTGCATCTGGGTTTCATCGGCGTCGGTGGGCAGGAGATGCAGGCCGAGGGTCTGAAGTCGCTGTTTCCGATGAGCGATCTCGCCGTCATGGGCATCACCGACGTGCTGATGCGCCTGCCGCTGCTGTTGTGGCGCGTCGAGCAGACGGCTCGGACGATCCGCAAGGCCAATCCGGACATCGTCGTCCTCGTCGACTCGCAGGACTTTTCCAAGCTGGTCGCCAAGCGGGCCAAAAAGCTCGGCCACAAGGGCAAGCTGATTCTTTATGTGGCGCCCACTGTCTGGGCCCGCGCACCGCAGCGCGCCGCCAGGCTCAAGCCGCTGTTCGAGGAAGTACTCGCGGTGCTGCCCTTCGAGCCCGCCGTCATGACCGAACTCGGCGGTCCGCAAACCCACTATGTCGGCCATCCGGCCCTCGGCGAGCGCATTGTTCGCGACTCGTCCGATCGTGGCCCGCTGGTCCTGCTGCCCGGCAGCCGCGATGGAGAGTTGCGCCGGCATCTGCCGTTGTTCCGTCAGGTCGTAGAGCAGATCGGCACTCATCCGGCCGTTGATGGCGTGGTCATCCCGACGCTTTCGGCCCTCAAACCCCGCATCGAGCGCGAGACGGCCGACTGGCCCGTGCCGGTCACCGTCGTTGCCGATCGCGCGGCGCGGGGCGAGCTTTACCGCTATGCCCTGATGGCGCTCGCCGTCTCGGGCACGGCGACGCTTGAACTGGCGCTGGCCCAGGTGCCCATGGTCGTCAGCTATGTGCTCGATGGTCCCCAGGCCAAGGCCTATGACAAGCTCGGCCGTCCGCCGGTCTCGCTGCCCAATATCATCCTCGACCGTCCCCTGGTGCAGGAACTGGTGCAGTCAGCGCCCGATGCCGCTGCCCTGACCGCCGCGGTGCGTGAACTGCTGGACAGTAAAAAAGCCCGCCAGGACCAGATAGTGGCCTTTGGCGAGCTTGGTGACTTGATGGAGCAGGGGGCCGAAGGCCATCCCCGTCAGGACCCGGCGGACCGGGTCCTTTCTCATTGGGATCAGCGGACGCTGATCGGCTCGTAG
- a CDS encoding ComEC/Rec2 family competence protein, translating to MLPFAMIGGLVAYASLPVEPETWAMGSVGVALLVGIGLLWQTSMLDDFLLIVFFWLGLCLLPLHGAFFGTEMLARPAFGTYEARVDEVLSANAEAQRVVISGLVPVADARAVPIARARLVVPGETALAPGDVIRASMRLAPVPGPILPGAYDGQFHSYFSGIGAYGNVTGDFELLRQGEFDLTRAMEGMRSAIGLRIDAVLDAHSAAIGRAMVMGDQSGIDDETRDVMAAAGLAHVYSISGLHLSIVAGGLYFLLRLGMASVPGIALRWPIKKIAALGGILAAAFYLLLAGGFNNVPALRSTIMLGLVFGAVLAGRRALTMRNVAIAALAIIVIDPASVFRASFQLSFAAVVALIGVYEMPRKPFEGERSWGGRLWGTIWATALTSFIAGTATLLFSAYHFQQTAPLGVLGNVLVLPVVSLVIMPFAVLSVLAMPFGVEAPFVAVMGWGIDRMVDGAVLVAGWSQGWTGNPLLTHWALVIGLAALAWFAFVNNWWRLAGPVVALPLILLFGLDQRPDILVADTTQAVALRQADGHGLVSGKADSFAVEVWSDHYQEVFAEGFAGARCDSLGCIAQTERFSVAVIRNAAAFAEDCGLHDLIIARVRAPRSCVGGQVVDADDLAAGGVHWLAWDEAAARFEIRTAIPNLSRPWRVLPP from the coding sequence TTGCTCCCCTTTGCCATGATCGGCGGCCTTGTTGCCTATGCCTCGCTGCCGGTGGAGCCAGAGACCTGGGCCATGGGGTCGGTTGGCGTGGCGCTGCTGGTGGGCATTGGCCTGCTCTGGCAGACAAGCATGCTGGACGACTTCTTGCTGATTGTGTTTTTCTGGCTGGGCCTCTGCCTGTTGCCGCTGCATGGGGCCTTTTTCGGCACGGAGATGCTGGCGCGTCCCGCCTTCGGAACTTACGAGGCGCGAGTCGACGAGGTGCTGTCGGCCAATGCCGAGGCGCAGCGTGTCGTCATCTCCGGTCTGGTCCCGGTTGCCGATGCGCGGGCCGTGCCGATCGCCAGGGCGCGCCTCGTCGTGCCGGGTGAGACGGCGCTGGCGCCGGGCGATGTGATCCGGGCGAGCATGCGGCTGGCGCCGGTGCCGGGTCCGATCCTGCCGGGCGCCTATGACGGACAGTTCCATTCCTATTTTTCCGGCATTGGCGCCTATGGCAATGTGACCGGGGATTTCGAACTGTTGCGACAGGGCGAGTTCGACCTGACCCGGGCGATGGAGGGCATGCGGTCGGCGATCGGGTTGCGGATCGACGCGGTGCTCGATGCGCACTCGGCGGCGATCGGGCGGGCCATGGTGATGGGCGACCAGAGCGGAATCGATGACGAGACGCGCGACGTCATGGCGGCGGCGGGGCTGGCGCATGTCTATTCGATCTCGGGGTTGCATCTGTCGATCGTCGCAGGCGGGCTCTATTTTCTGCTGCGACTGGGCATGGCGTCGGTCCCGGGCATTGCGCTGCGCTGGCCGATCAAGAAGATCGCGGCGCTGGGCGGCATCCTAGCGGCGGCCTTCTACCTATTGCTGGCGGGTGGGTTCAACAATGTGCCGGCCCTGCGCTCGACCATCATGCTGGGCCTGGTCTTTGGCGCCGTGCTGGCCGGGCGGCGGGCGCTGACCATGCGCAATGTGGCCATTGCCGCGCTGGCGATCATCGTCATTGATCCGGCCAGCGTCTTCCGCGCCAGTTTCCAGCTGTCCTTTGCTGCCGTGGTGGCGCTGATCGGGGTCTACGAAATGCCGCGCAAGCCCTTCGAGGGGGAACGCAGCTGGGGTGGACGGCTCTGGGGCACGATCTGGGCCACGGCGCTGACCAGCTTCATCGCCGGCACGGCGACCCTGCTGTTCTCGGCCTATCACTTCCAGCAGACGGCACCGCTTGGCGTGCTGGGCAATGTGCTGGTGCTGCCGGTGGTGAGCCTTGTCATCATGCCCTTCGCCGTGCTGTCGGTGCTGGCCATGCCATTTGGCGTTGAAGCGCCCTTTGTGGCAGTAATGGGCTGGGGGATCGACCGGATGGTCGACGGTGCCGTTCTGGTCGCCGGCTGGAGCCAGGGTTGGACCGGTAACCCGCTGCTGACGCATTGGGCGTTGGTCATCGGGCTTGCCGCGCTGGCCTGGTTCGCCTTCGTCAACAATTGGTGGCGGCTGGCCGGGCCAGTCGTGGCACTTCCCTTGATCCTGCTTTTCGGGCTGGACCAACGGCCCGATATTCTCGTCGCAGACACGACGCAGGCCGTTGCGCTGCGCCAGGCGGATGGCCATGGCCTGGTCAGTGGCAAGGCCGACAGCTTTGCTGTCGAAGTCTGGAGCGACCATTATCAGGAAGTTTTCGCCGAAGGCTTCGCCGGCGCGCGCTGCGATAGCCTCGGCTGTATTGCGCAGACCGAGCGCTTTTCCGTCGCGGTGATCCGCAATGCGGCGGCCTTTGCCGAAGATTGCGGCTTGCATGATCTGATCATCGCCCGCGTCAGGGCGCCCAGGAGCTGTGTGGGCGGGCAGGTGGTGGACGCCGATGACCTGGCCGCAGGCGGCGTGCACTGGCTGGCATGGGACGAGGCGGCGGCGCGGTTCGAAATCCGCACCGCCATTCCCAATCTCAGCCGGCCGTGGCGAGTTTTGCCACCGTGA
- a CDS encoding 2-dehydro-3-deoxy-6-phosphogalactonate aldolase, translating to MEHRHLIAILRGITPPETVDVCQALIAAGITMIEVPLNSPDALTSIALASNSLSDAAAIGAGTVLSKKQVWAVSDAGGTFIVSPDTNKQVIEETVRLQMLSYPGVFTPTDAFRAIKAGATGLKFFPAEVLGPKGIKAMKAVLPPEIPVYAVGGANPDNFSEYFAAGCTGFGLGTFIYKPGMTAADVAERAATAVAAYDAGQSK from the coding sequence ATGGAACACCGTCACCTCATCGCCATCCTGCGTGGCATTACCCCGCCCGAAACCGTCGACGTCTGCCAGGCGCTGATTGCCGCCGGCATCACCATGATCGAAGTGCCGCTCAATTCGCCCGACGCGCTGACCTCGATTGCGCTGGCCTCCAATTCGCTGAGCGATGCGGCTGCCATCGGCGCCGGCACGGTGCTCTCCAAGAAGCAGGTCTGGGCCGTTTCCGACGCGGGCGGCACCTTTATCGTCTCGCCCGATACCAACAAGCAGGTCATCGAAGAGACCGTCCGCCTGCAGATGCTGTCCTATCCCGGCGTCTTCACCCCCACCGACGCCTTCCGCGCCATCAAGGCCGGCGCCACGGGCCTCAAATTCTTCCCGGCCGAAGTGCTGGGCCCCAAGGGCATCAAGGCGATGAAGGCGGTGCTGCCGCCCGAAATCCCGGTCTATGCCGTGGGCGGCGCCAATCCGGATAATTTCAGCGAATATTTTGCCGCCGGCTGCACCGGCTTTGGCCTGGGCACCTTCATCTACAAGCCCGGCATGACCGCCGCCGACGTGGCCGAGCGCGCCGCCACGGCTGTTGCCGCCTATGATGCGGGGCAGAGCAAATGA
- a CDS encoding beta-galactosidase translates to MISPSLGVCYYPEHWPEDWWEADAARMAEVGIAWVRIGEFAWSRFEPTPGELHFDWIIRAMDVFHRHGIKVVVGTPTATPPRWMVDKHPDMLAVDLNGKRKGFGSRRHYDFSHLPYREEAGRITRLLAEAVGQHPALGAWQTDNEYGCHDTTYSYSPAAKEGFQLWLQQKYDTVDALNQAWGNVFWSMEYNRFDQVELPNLLVTEAAPAHGLDFRRYASDQVAAFNRVQFDILKSIRPDLPVIHNFMSRTTDFDHYDVAETLDIASWDSYPLGHLAVSDEPEETKHLYMRQGDPDNAAFHHDLYRAVGHGRWWIMEQQPGPVNWAQFNPDPLPGMARLWAWEAFSHGAEVVTYFRWRQAPFAQEQMHAGLMRPDREPAPAYHEASQVAQELKTLDLSGMVGKARVALVFDYQSEWAWQIQPQAKGFTHSAHVRGLYAAFRKHGVDIDILPPSTKSFAGYDVVAIPALFAWNDDLRSAIADFEGHLLIGPRSGSKTQDFSIPANLAPDLPSNLLDVKVMRVDSIDPSIDVEVRGSGSIHHWRERLETRANVVIEDVDGWPVLVNQGKLYYLGASGSKALIQRVVDQLIEEADLPTINLPAGVRCRTRAGFRVYVNYGAGPATLNPATDESGYVLGTAELTAAGVTVAKLATAG, encoded by the coding sequence ATGATCTCTCCCAGCCTCGGCGTCTGTTACTATCCTGAACATTGGCCCGAGGACTGGTGGGAGGCCGACGCCGCCCGCATGGCCGAGGTCGGCATTGCCTGGGTGCGCATCGGTGAATTTGCCTGGTCGCGCTTCGAGCCGACGCCGGGCGAGCTGCATTTCGACTGGATCATCCGCGCCATGGATGTCTTCCATCGCCATGGCATCAAGGTCGTGGTCGGCACGCCGACGGCGACCCCGCCGCGCTGGATGGTAGACAAGCATCCCGACATGCTGGCGGTCGATCTCAACGGCAAGCGCAAGGGCTTTGGCTCGCGCCGCCACTATGATTTCAGCCACCTGCCCTATCGCGAGGAAGCTGGCCGCATCACGCGCCTGCTGGCCGAGGCCGTCGGCCAGCATCCGGCGCTGGGCGCCTGGCAGACCGACAACGAATATGGCTGCCACGACACGACCTATTCCTATTCGCCGGCGGCGAAAGAAGGCTTCCAGCTCTGGCTGCAGCAGAAATACGACACCGTCGATGCGCTCAACCAGGCCTGGGGCAATGTCTTCTGGTCGATGGAATACAATCGCTTCGACCAGGTCGAGCTGCCAAACCTTCTGGTGACCGAAGCCGCGCCGGCCCATGGCCTCGACTTCCGCCGCTATGCCTCCGATCAGGTCGCCGCATTCAACAGGGTGCAGTTCGACATCCTCAAGTCGATCCGCCCCGATCTGCCGGTCATCCATAATTTCATGAGCCGGACCACCGATTTCGACCACTACGACGTGGCCGAGACGCTCGACATCGCCAGCTGGGATTCCTATCCGCTCGGCCATCTCGCCGTCAGCGACGAGCCCGAAGAAACCAAGCACCTCTACATGCGCCAGGGTGATCCGGACAATGCCGCCTTCCACCACGATCTCTATCGCGCCGTCGGCCATGGCCGCTGGTGGATCATGGAGCAGCAGCCCGGCCCGGTGAACTGGGCCCAGTTCAATCCCGATCCCCTGCCCGGCATGGCCCGCCTCTGGGCCTGGGAGGCTTTCTCCCATGGCGCAGAGGTCGTCACCTATTTCCGCTGGCGCCAGGCGCCCTTTGCGCAAGAACAGATGCATGCCGGCCTGATGCGGCCCGACCGCGAGCCAGCGCCGGCTTATCACGAGGCCAGCCAGGTGGCGCAGGAACTCAAGACACTCGATCTCAGCGGCATGGTCGGCAAGGCGCGCGTGGCGCTGGTCTTTGACTATCAGAGCGAATGGGCCTGGCAGATCCAGCCACAGGCGAAGGGTTTCACCCATAGCGCCCATGTCCGCGGGCTCTATGCCGCTTTCCGCAAGCATGGCGTCGATATCGACATCCTGCCGCCCAGCACGAAAAGCTTTGCCGGCTATGACGTGGTTGCCATTCCCGCGCTCTTTGCCTGGAACGACGACCTGCGATCGGCCATCGCCGATTTTGAGGGCCACCTGCTCATTGGCCCGCGCTCCGGCTCCAAGACGCAGGATTTTTCCATTCCCGCCAACCTTGCGCCCGATCTGCCGAGCAACCTGCTCGACGTCAAGGTCATGCGCGTGGACAGCATCGATCCGTCCATCGACGTGGAAGTGCGTGGCAGCGGGTCGATCCATCACTGGCGCGAGCGGCTGGAGACGCGGGCCAATGTGGTCATCGAGGATGTCGATGGCTGGCCGGTGCTGGTCAACCAGGGCAAGCTCTACTATCTCGGCGCCAGCGGCTCGAAGGCGCTGATCCAGCGCGTGGTGGACCAGTTGATCGAGGAGGCCGACCTGCCCACGATCAACCTGCCAGCCGGCGTCCGTTGCCGCACCCGCGCGGGCTTCCGCGTCTATGTGAACTATGGTGCCGGCCCGGCGACGCTCAATCCCGCCACCGACGAGAGCGGCTATGTGCTGGGCACGGCCGAGCTGACCGCTGCCGGCGTCACGGTGGCAAAACTCGCCACGGCCGGCTGA
- the gltX gene encoding glutamate--tRNA ligase, with product MMSQVVTRFAPSPTGYLHIGGARTALFSWAYAQNKGGKMLLRIEDTDRERSTEAAVVALVDGLKWLGLHWDGEPISQFGRAARHAEVAHELVKMGHAYYCYCSPAELDQMREEARAAGKPPRYNGYWRDRDPSEAPAGVSPVVRIKAPLSGDIVVDDHVQGKVVFKTENLDDFIILRSDGTPTYMHAVVVDDHDMGVTHIIRGDDHLTNAARQIIIYQAMGWTVPEMAHIPLIHGPDGAKLSKRHGALGVEAYRQMGYLPEALRNYLARLGWSHGDDEIFSTDQMVEWFSLEGLNKGAARFDFVKLENINGHYIREAKPDYLYKVMVDTAAEVGRTADVDGLRANEATVLAAIPELQPRAKTVLELIDLAQFIYASRPLAIDAAAAALLTDETRAVLKDMAEILRGLNEWTVPAIDGAMRTLAEAKGLKLGKLAQPLRAALTGRTVSPGIFEVMVLIGRDEAMARLDDQTGTV from the coding sequence ATCATGTCCCAGGTCGTCACCCGCTTCGCCCCTTCGCCCACCGGCTACCTCCATATCGGCGGAGCAAGAACCGCTTTGTTCTCATGGGCTTACGCTCAGAACAAGGGCGGCAAGATGCTGCTGCGCATCGAGGACACCGACCGCGAACGCTCCACCGAAGCCGCTGTCGTGGCCTTGGTCGACGGCCTGAAGTGGCTCGGCCTGCATTGGGATGGCGAGCCGATTAGCCAGTTCGGCCGCGCTGCCCGCCATGCCGAAGTCGCCCATGAGCTGGTCAAGATGGGCCACGCCTACTACTGCTACTGCTCGCCCGCCGAGCTCGACCAGATGCGTGAAGAGGCCCGCGCCGCCGGTAAACCCCCGCGCTACAACGGTTACTGGCGCGACCGCGACCCCAGCGAAGCGCCGGCCGGCGTCTCCCCCGTGGTCCGCATCAAGGCCCCGCTGAGCGGCGATATCGTCGTCGACGACCACGTCCAGGGCAAGGTCGTGTTCAAGACAGAGAACCTCGACGACTTCATCATTCTGCGCTCGGACGGTACCCCGACCTATATGCATGCCGTCGTCGTCGACGATCACGACATGGGCGTCACCCACATCATCCGCGGCGACGACCACCTGACCAATGCCGCCCGCCAGATCATTATCTACCAGGCCATGGGCTGGACGGTGCCCGAGATGGCCCATATCCCGCTGATCCACGGCCCGGATGGCGCCAAGCTCTCCAAGCGCCATGGCGCGCTGGGCGTCGAGGCCTATCGCCAGATGGGCTATCTGCCTGAGGCGCTGCGCAATTATCTCGCTCGCCTCGGCTGGAGCCATGGCGATGACGAGATCTTCTCGACCGACCAGATGGTCGAATGGTTCAGCCTCGAAGGCCTCAACAAGGGCGCGGCGCGCTTCGATTTCGTCAAGCTCGAGAATATCAACGGCCATTATATCCGCGAAGCCAAGCCCGACTATCTCTACAAGGTGATGGTCGATACCGCCGCCGAAGTCGGCCGCACTGCCGATGTCGATGGCCTCCGCGCCAACGAGGCGACGGTACTGGCCGCCATCCCGGAATTGCAGCCGCGCGCCAAGACCGTGCTGGAACTGATTGACCTGGCCCAGTTCATCTACGCGTCACGCCCGCTTGCTATCGATGCCGCTGCGGCGGCCCTGCTGACCGACGAAACCCGCGCTGTCCTCAAGGACATGGCGGAAATCCTGCGTGGCCTCAACGAGTGGACCGTCCCGGCCATCGATGGCGCCATGCGCACCCTGGCAGAAGCCAAGGGATTGAAGCTGGGCAAGCTGGCCCAGCCCCTGCGCGCGGCCCTCACCGGACGCACTGTTTCGCCGGGCATTTTTGAGGTTATGGTGCTGATCGGCCGCGACGAAGCAATGGCCCGCCTCGACGATCAGACCGGCACTGTCTAG
- a CDS encoding 2-dehydro-3-deoxygalactonokinase translates to MTTSVDWVAVDWGTSNLRGWGMAADGSVLFEKSSPKGMGKLTREEFPAALGELLDGVTGTSSTLDVLICGMAGARQGWLEAPYLEAPTDLRGLLEGAVRPDTGNPRITAAILPGVCQKAGADNVMRGEETQLLGLAALNPGYSGMVCMPGTHSKWAQLSGTRIEHFSTAMTGEMFELLKTHSVLRHSLTGELDGPGRAEGFVAGAEAGLAHPEQLLGTLFQVRAGSLLSGRQPDWCAGYLSGLLIGTEVGSNRHLIGTSAVPLIGSPALCALYAQVLAMAGASGAPKDATEIVLAGLKAARSFAL, encoded by the coding sequence GTGACGACGAGTGTAGACTGGGTTGCGGTTGACTGGGGGACCTCGAACCTCCGCGGCTGGGGCATGGCCGCCGATGGTTCGGTGCTGTTCGAAAAGTCCTCGCCCAAGGGCATGGGCAAGCTGACACGCGAAGAATTTCCCGCAGCGCTGGGTGAGCTGCTCGATGGCGTCACTGGCACGTCTAGTACGCTGGACGTGTTGATCTGCGGCATGGCGGGCGCCCGTCAGGGCTGGCTCGAAGCGCCCTATCTCGAAGCGCCGACCGATCTGCGCGGCCTGCTCGAAGGCGCCGTTCGCCCCGACACCGGTAACCCTCGCATTACCGCTGCCATCCTGCCTGGCGTCTGCCAAAAGGCCGGCGCAGACAATGTCATGCGCGGTGAAGAGACCCAGTTGCTGGGCCTTGCCGCGCTCAATCCGGGCTATTCCGGCATGGTCTGCATGCCCGGCACCCATTCGAAATGGGCCCAGCTTTCGGGCACGCGTATCGAGCATTTCTCCACCGCCATGACCGGGGAAATGTTCGAACTGCTGAAGACCCATTCCGTGCTGCGCCATTCGCTCACCGGCGAGCTCGATGGTCCCGGCCGCGCCGAAGGTTTTGTCGCCGGCGCCGAGGCTGGTCTGGCCCATCCCGAGCAATTGCTGGGCACCCTGTTCCAGGTCCGCGCCGGTTCGCTGCTCTCGGGCCGCCAGCCCGACTGGTGCGCCGGCTATCTTTCGGGGCTGCTCATTGGAACCGAAGTGGGCAGCAACCGTCATCTGATCGGCACCAGTGCCGTGCCATTGATCGGCTCGCCTGCGCTTTGCGCGCTCTATGCCCAGGTGCTGGCCATGGCCGGCGCCAGCGGCGCGCCCAAAGATGCCACCGAAATCGTGCTCGCCGGCCTCAAGGCCGCGCGCAGCTTTGCCCTATAG